CTGCTGCTTACCTTTGTGCTGACAATCTGGAAAGAATCAGCTTCAGTGCCAAACACTTTCGTGATTTTATTGGTATCAACCTGAAGCATGTACTTTTTCCCAACTTCAAGTTGCGTCTTTGTTGCATTCACAAGCACTCCGCTGTCTGTCAAAACCTCATTTGGAAGAAGCTTTGAAGAAGTTTTGCCGGTATCAAGCACAACATACGATTTGTAAAGCCCAACATACTCAGAAAATTTTGTGCCGTTGCTTTGGGATGAAGCTGATACTCCACTTAAAGCTGACTGGCCAGATTGAGCTTGATTTCCACCGCTTTTGACATAAGTATCAAGAAGCCTTGATAGCATCAGTGCCGCAGCCCAGCGCGGAACCTTTTGCGACGCAGAAAGGTTTATTCCTTTTATAAGCCCAAGCTCTGATGCTTTGTCGATATAATTCTGCGGCCAGATGCCAGAAAGATCTGAGTCGGAATACCCAAGCATCCTCACAATAGCAGTTGTTGCCTGGGCAAAGGTAAGCGGGTCATTTGGATGGAACTTATTGTCTGCCATTGGTGTCATGTATTTTTTCTTTACCGCCCAGTTGACATATCCACAAAGTGTGGTGTTTGGCTTTATATCTGGATACTGAGAATATCCTTTTAGCAGATTCACCTCATCCTCTACGTTTGAAATCTTTACAATCGCAGCTGCAAACTCACCGCGTAAGACAGCAGCATTTGGCTTGAAATAGTCCTTGTAAACAAGAATCCCAAGCTTATTTAACTTTTCTACTGCCTGCTTGTAACTTGCATTTGATGGAATGTCTTTGTATGCAGCAAAAGCAGAAGACAAACCAAAGTTTACAACCACAAAGCAAAGTAACAAAATGACTGCTAAAAACTTTTTTCTCATCTTTTCATATCCCCTCCAAGCTTATTCGTATCTTAACGCTTCTATCGGGTTGAGGCGCGATGCTTTTGATGCCGGGAACAGTCCAAAGACTATCCCTATAGCAAGTGAAATTGTAAACGCAAGAATAGCCCATGGTATTGAGAATATGGCTGTTGCAATATTAAGTTTTGACATTACTCTTATTGTCACAAATCCCAGTATTATACCCACCACTCCACCAAGTCCTGTCACAACAGATGCTTCTATCAAAAACTGAACAAGTATGTTTCTCCTCTTTGCGCCGATTGCTTTTCTGATTCCAATCTCTCTTGTCCTCTCTGTCACAGACACAAGCATGATGTTCATGATGCCAATTCCACCGACAATGAGCGAAATTGCAGCAATTCCGGCAAGCATAAGCGTGAGTGTCTGGGTTACACTGTTTAATGTGTCAAGTAGCTGGGCTGTGTTGAAAACTCTAAAAGCTGTAGAGTCGTTGTAAATCTTCATGAGAAAATCGTTGAGATAGTTCATTACAACTTCACTTCTGTTACCATCCGTGATTTTTATCGCAAAGTTTCGGATTATTGCGTTTCGTGTGAGCCTTTGTGCAACTGTTACAGGGACTATCACCTGGTCATCGTCTGACTGCTCCTGCGAATTTGCCCGCTCTTCTAAAACACCAACAACTGTGAATATCTGCCCGTTTATCTTTATCTTTTTCCCTATCGGGTTTTGCCCGTTAAATAAATCCTTTACGATGTACGTCCCAACAAGCGCAACCTTTTGACGATAGTCTACATCAATTGGCAAAATAAACCTTCCGCTGCTGACGTTGACGTCTCTCACAAGGCTGTAGTCTGCTGTTGTTCCAATGAGGGTCGTATCGTGGGTGTTTGTCCCATACTTGAGCGTGACAGA
The sequence above is drawn from the Caldicellulosiruptor bescii DSM 6725 genome and encodes:
- a CDS encoding ABC transporter permease, which produces MAQFALAFKMAIKSILSNKLRSFLTMLGVIIGIWAVIAVVGLAQGSTKSITDRLQRLGTNLIQINITGRNSNRNVTYEELQQFAEQHAEDIEAIAPTVSSSVTLKYGTNTHDTTLIGTTADYSLVRDVNVSSGRFILPIDVDYRQKVALVGTYIVKDLFNGQNPIGKKIKINGQIFTVVGVLEERANSQEQSDDDQVIVPVTVAQRLTRNAIIRNFAIKITDGNRSEVVMNYLNDFLMKIYNDSTAFRVFNTAQLLDTLNSVTQTLTLMLAGIAAISLIVGGIGIMNIMLVSVTERTREIGIRKAIGAKRRNILVQFLIEASVVTGLGGVVGIILGFVTIRVMSKLNIATAIFSIPWAILAFTISLAIGIVFGLFPASKASRLNPIEALRYE